In a single window of the Neorhodopirellula lusitana genome:
- a CDS encoding glycosyltransferase family 4 protein → MKIAWVTYGFTEYSTLHVNALCEEHEVLLVMPRAEDGESEFEVDSRVKQVRFSKPRLRQPLKQIASVRDLVSQIDDFNPDVVHFQQGHMWFNAALKRLKRYPLVITIHDPRHHAGDTVSKKTPQWLMDYGFRKADHVIVHGKLLAQQVCELFQFPEPRVHVIPHVAMGKFDSDSHVQEQPGTVLFFGRIYEYKGLKTLIAAEPLIAKHVDQFKIVIGGSGDDFEQYSSEMQNPDRFEVHNRWIGDDERAAFFQRCSMVVLPYNEATQSGVVPVAFNYAKPVVATSVGALVECVDHEETGLLVPPKDPGLLAEAIVRLLQNPQEATQYGEAGKQMLDRDWSPTVVADQTASVYEQAIASHQNGIGHQPNSQPMAEVS, encoded by the coding sequence GTGAAGATCGCCTGGGTGACCTACGGTTTCACTGAATACAGCACGTTGCACGTCAACGCCTTGTGTGAAGAGCACGAGGTGTTGTTGGTGATGCCGCGCGCCGAGGACGGTGAATCGGAGTTCGAAGTTGACAGTCGTGTGAAGCAGGTCCGGTTCAGCAAACCTCGTCTGCGTCAGCCACTGAAGCAAATCGCATCGGTGCGTGATCTTGTCTCGCAAATTGATGACTTCAACCCGGACGTGGTTCACTTTCAACAGGGACACATGTGGTTCAATGCGGCGTTGAAACGACTGAAACGCTACCCGCTTGTTATCACCATTCACGACCCTCGGCACCACGCTGGTGATACCGTATCAAAGAAGACGCCGCAGTGGTTAATGGACTACGGCTTTCGAAAAGCGGATCATGTCATCGTGCATGGGAAGTTGCTCGCACAACAAGTTTGCGAACTGTTTCAATTTCCAGAGCCTCGTGTGCACGTGATTCCCCATGTTGCGATGGGAAAGTTTGACAGCGATTCCCATGTCCAGGAACAGCCCGGCACGGTTCTCTTCTTTGGACGTATCTATGAATACAAAGGTTTGAAAACCCTGATCGCTGCTGAACCGCTAATCGCGAAGCATGTGGATCAATTCAAAATCGTGATCGGCGGATCTGGCGATGATTTTGAACAGTACAGCTCGGAAATGCAGAACCCCGATCGCTTTGAGGTGCACAATCGTTGGATCGGTGACGATGAGCGTGCGGCGTTTTTTCAGCGGTGTTCGATGGTGGTTTTACCGTACAACGAGGCGACTCAAAGCGGTGTGGTACCGGTCGCATTTAACTATGCAAAGCCGGTCGTAGCGACTTCCGTTGGCGCGTTGGTCGAATGCGTCGACCACGAAGAGACTGGCTTGTTGGTTCCCCCTAAAGATCCAGGTTTGCTTGCCGAAGCAATCGTGCGTTTACTGCAGAATCCACAAGAAGCGACTCAGTATGGTGAAGCTGGGAAGCAGATGCTTGATCGAGATTGGTCACCCACCGTTGTGGCGGATCAAACGGCGAGCGTCTATGAACAAGCGATCGCTAGCCATCAAAACGGCATCGGGCATCAACCCAATTCACAACCCATGGCAGAGGTTTCTTGA
- a CDS encoding NAD-dependent epimerase/dehydratase family protein, translating into MSDSNTTSRATGIGMIGCGAIAEIYHLPELQNIPGVPAKLWLVEPNQERLAAMQDKFPSAGGVTDYRELEGKVGGVIVATPPSSHFEICKWFLERGIDVLCEKPLTEVHGEAEELVRIADENGAKLAVNQTRRFFPTYQKIRELIADGVIGEPQSIKYHDGVEFNWPAASPHHFAPGAMGAWSDTGVHLLDTVCYWLGGETPTLVESLNDSHGGPEAMATVRLKHRQCDVEIKVSRLGRLMNGYEIVGTLGSIEASAEEFATVDVRLHAGGGKVHRVGSRKLKYTDFAKPLLENFVQVIARQAEPIVPGASVVGTVKLLEEAYRSPRCYRMPWNDSVSENLANVLEPSTPPMRVLVTGASGFVGGRVVECLLQSGLATPVAAIRSWSRAARVARFGSELAICDICDPEQVDAAVAGVDAIIHLAKTDDRDSIVGGTRNLLDAAVKHGVDKFVFLSTAEVYGPDVHGEVVETQERPTTGRVYGDSKMEAEELCQQYHAKGLKPTILRPSLIYGPFSTSWTTGFAKRLESGNWGTFEEHGEGRANLIYVDDLVQAILSSLSCEAAKGEAFNVNGPAVLTWNQYFEKFNDALGRKPLPKISATKSKLKTKMMDTFGSLTGLVVDRFEDKLMEIYLQGGWPTKVMKRVKGTLKSTPSGNELNDLFTRDVIYEDRKAHEVLGYQPNFTMEEGLRVSVEWLHLNEVLLASKPDEAAGDDETHNAGQAVGELVS; encoded by the coding sequence ATGAGCGATTCTAATACTACATCACGGGCTACTGGCATCGGCATGATCGGCTGCGGTGCGATCGCCGAGATTTACCATTTGCCGGAACTGCAAAACATTCCTGGTGTGCCCGCCAAACTATGGTTGGTTGAACCCAATCAGGAACGGTTGGCCGCGATGCAGGACAAGTTTCCTTCGGCCGGCGGCGTGACTGATTACCGCGAACTCGAAGGGAAAGTTGGTGGGGTGATTGTGGCGACACCGCCTTCCAGTCACTTCGAGATCTGCAAGTGGTTCCTCGAACGCGGCATTGATGTGTTGTGTGAAAAGCCACTTACCGAAGTTCATGGTGAAGCGGAGGAGCTGGTTCGAATCGCTGATGAGAATGGAGCGAAGCTCGCAGTCAACCAAACGCGTCGGTTCTTCCCGACCTACCAAAAGATTCGCGAGCTGATTGCGGATGGAGTCATCGGTGAACCGCAGTCAATCAAGTATCACGATGGCGTTGAGTTCAACTGGCCAGCTGCGTCGCCGCACCACTTTGCGCCAGGTGCCATGGGGGCTTGGTCTGATACGGGCGTGCACTTGCTAGATACGGTTTGTTATTGGTTGGGTGGTGAGACTCCGACCTTGGTGGAATCGCTGAACGATTCGCACGGTGGCCCCGAAGCCATGGCGACGGTCCGATTGAAGCACCGCCAGTGCGATGTTGAAATTAAGGTCAGTCGGCTCGGCCGGCTGATGAACGGTTATGAGATCGTCGGCACGCTCGGTAGCATCGAGGCGAGTGCCGAGGAATTTGCAACCGTCGATGTTCGTTTGCATGCCGGTGGTGGCAAAGTGCACCGCGTTGGTTCGCGGAAGCTCAAGTACACCGACTTTGCGAAGCCCTTGTTGGAGAACTTTGTGCAAGTCATCGCCCGTCAAGCGGAACCGATCGTTCCGGGGGCAAGTGTCGTGGGCACGGTCAAGTTGCTCGAAGAGGCGTACCGCAGTCCCCGTTGTTACCGGATGCCATGGAATGATTCGGTATCGGAAAACTTGGCCAATGTGCTGGAGCCTTCCACTCCGCCAATGCGAGTCTTGGTCACGGGCGCGTCTGGCTTTGTGGGCGGACGAGTGGTGGAGTGCTTGTTGCAATCAGGTCTAGCGACCCCGGTTGCCGCGATCCGTAGTTGGTCGCGAGCGGCACGGGTGGCTCGGTTTGGATCGGAGTTGGCGATCTGTGATATCTGCGATCCTGAACAGGTCGATGCGGCTGTCGCTGGAGTGGACGCGATCATCCACTTGGCCAAGACGGACGATCGTGATTCCATTGTCGGCGGAACTCGTAACTTGCTCGACGCGGCTGTGAAGCACGGCGTTGATAAATTTGTGTTCCTTAGCACGGCTGAGGTTTATGGGCCGGATGTCCATGGCGAAGTCGTTGAAACGCAAGAACGACCGACTACGGGACGGGTATACGGCGATTCCAAAATGGAGGCGGAAGAGCTTTGTCAGCAGTACCACGCGAAGGGGCTCAAACCGACGATTCTACGGCCTTCCTTGATCTACGGACCGTTTAGCACATCGTGGACGACTGGGTTCGCGAAGCGATTGGAGTCAGGGAACTGGGGGACTTTCGAGGAGCACGGCGAGGGTCGCGCGAACTTGATCTATGTCGACGATTTGGTTCAAGCGATCTTGAGCTCGTTGTCATGTGAGGCGGCGAAGGGCGAAGCGTTCAATGTGAATGGTCCGGCAGTGCTGACATGGAACCAATATTTTGAAAAGTTCAATGACGCCTTGGGACGCAAGCCACTTCCCAAGATCTCAGCAACGAAGTCAAAGCTGAAAACCAAAATGATGGACACGTTTGGTTCGCTCACCGGACTCGTTGTCGACCGATTTGAAGACAAATTGATGGAAATCTATCTTCAAGGTGGATGGCCAACCAAAGTGATGAAGCGAGTGAAGGGGACGTTGAAATCCACGCCCAGTGGCAACGAGTTGAATGACTTGTTCACACGCGACGTCATCTATGAAGATCGCAAAGCTCATGAGGTCTTGGGGTACCAGCCGAATTTCACAATGGAAGAAGGCTTGCGTGTCAGTGTGGAGTGGCTGCACCTGAACGAGGTGTTGCTGGCTTCGAAGCCTGATGAAGCCGCTGGCGACGACGAAACGCACAATGCAGGGCAAGCGGTTGGAGAACTTGTTTCGTGA
- a CDS encoding flippase — MALEAIFRTGKNAGMLLAGTMTRMIASFVFVVYCADQLGVEGFGQYTIAVHYFELFLSLTATAVGILLTRDMSRWPRHSYQLMTSAIVLVMLMSVLSIVAMSTMGFLSGYSAETCQALMIASLALVPASACAVFEAVFVARERAEFVTIGVAIESLLKIGLSIALLAAGYGLLALMWVVLCVRLALMFAYLLGLARIGSLGWKYHHRRSLRFVNCWRMFAAENWMATIYTNLDVLVLSWFSGEVAVGIYNAAWKIVRLGAVVARAYTTAVFPVMSRLHAESVESFNRLYRHTIRVMFALALPAIAVISIVPDRMVGLLFNEEYAAAAPVLQVLAWVLLIDFLNPFLSYTLFAQGQQNKSMRVAGISLLVNSVATYALVLKFGAVGAAIGTVIGGFVAMSCYLFYAMPKSEVLTTVGLGLRVAVAALGMGIVVYTIRDSAWIKLLPVGALVYTPLLFVVGAIRIADLRFFQTIFLARASS; from the coding sequence ATGGCATTAGAGGCAATTTTTCGAACCGGAAAGAACGCCGGCATGTTACTGGCGGGCACGATGACTCGCATGATCGCGAGTTTCGTGTTTGTGGTTTATTGTGCCGATCAACTTGGCGTGGAAGGATTCGGCCAATACACGATCGCAGTGCACTACTTTGAACTGTTCTTGTCTTTAACAGCGACCGCAGTTGGCATCCTGTTGACCCGAGACATGTCGCGTTGGCCAAGGCATTCTTATCAGTTGATGACGTCCGCTATCGTCCTGGTCATGTTGATGAGCGTGCTTTCCATTGTGGCGATGAGCACGATGGGTTTCTTGTCCGGCTATTCGGCTGAGACGTGCCAAGCGTTGATGATTGCATCGCTCGCGTTGGTGCCTGCCTCGGCATGCGCCGTCTTTGAAGCCGTGTTTGTCGCTCGAGAACGTGCTGAGTTTGTGACGATTGGCGTGGCGATTGAAAGCCTGCTGAAGATTGGTTTGAGTATCGCCTTGCTGGCTGCCGGTTATGGGTTGCTCGCGTTGATGTGGGTGGTCTTGTGTGTGCGACTCGCATTGATGTTTGCCTACTTGCTCGGCTTGGCACGAATCGGCTCGCTTGGCTGGAAATACCACCATCGACGAAGTTTGCGTTTCGTGAATTGCTGGCGGATGTTCGCGGCTGAAAACTGGATGGCAACGATCTACACCAACCTCGACGTGCTTGTCCTGTCTTGGTTTTCAGGCGAAGTCGCTGTGGGTATCTACAACGCCGCCTGGAAAATTGTGCGTCTGGGGGCGGTCGTTGCCCGGGCTTACACCACGGCCGTTTTCCCTGTCATGTCTCGTCTGCATGCGGAATCGGTCGAGTCCTTCAATCGGCTCTATCGCCATACAATCCGAGTCATGTTCGCACTCGCGTTGCCCGCGATCGCGGTGATCTCCATCGTCCCAGACCGCATGGTGGGATTGCTTTTCAATGAAGAGTACGCCGCCGCTGCACCTGTTTTGCAGGTGCTGGCATGGGTGCTTTTGATTGATTTCTTGAACCCCTTTCTTAGCTACACGTTGTTCGCCCAAGGGCAGCAAAACAAATCGATGCGTGTGGCTGGGATCAGTCTGCTGGTCAATTCGGTAGCGACTTATGCACTTGTGCTGAAGTTTGGTGCCGTTGGTGCGGCGATCGGAACCGTCATCGGCGGCTTTGTCGCAATGAGCTGCTATTTGTTTTACGCAATGCCGAAGTCCGAAGTGCTTACCACGGTCGGCTTGGGTTTGCGTGTTGCGGTTGCCGCTTTGGGGATGGGCATCGTGGTCTACACAATCCGAGACAGTGCTTGGATCAAATTGTTACCGGTCGGTGCACTCGTTTACACACCTTTGTTGTTTGTGGTCGGCGCGATTCGCATAGCAGACCTCCGTTTCTTTCAAACCATTTTTTTGGCGAGAGCCTCTTCATGA
- a CDS encoding O-antigen ligase family protein, whose amino-acid sequence MDTSSANLSAKLSESAKIDAHCRSVGAVPQRAAVELSLVERLALLVGIVEIPLQIDKYFMYHQDDASLGAVGGFNLSFTTLALIYLYARWFADMALHRRRTILPPLFGIPMVFYLGTVLLSSLSASVTMLTYFDFANLMHGYLLFFYIANRVQTHKDVLFMLLALATTLLVQAMLIFFASVIGMDDEQRAFGPLLLTVDKGRRHGGSMHSPVLAGSTMALIWLPVASALTFVRQRWCWSYLVVATGAGMLAILLTQTRGALLTSAIGSVILGAGLLARGWLPKWTLPMAMLLGVMSIYPMFLIYKKRIEHGDGDSAIARKHLSLIALETIAERPILGHGSGNCHIAAQDIANQGEYRSEWYFTIHSKYLLVWIETGLIGLIAFLGVLGTGFYHGLACWRSRDPALSVLGLALFAALAGHSVHMMVDVFNSRTQVQMLWCMLGLAAAVYKLSRHGTNSSANPKTVSRRAIRSRFATNRFEIAGGVA is encoded by the coding sequence ATGGATACGTCTTCCGCCAATCTATCGGCCAAGCTGAGTGAATCAGCGAAGATTGACGCACACTGCCGAAGTGTGGGGGCGGTTCCGCAACGCGCCGCCGTGGAGTTGTCGCTAGTTGAGCGGTTGGCTTTGTTGGTCGGCATCGTGGAAATTCCACTGCAGATCGACAAGTACTTTATGTACCACCAAGACGACGCCTCGCTCGGCGCGGTCGGTGGTTTTAATTTGTCGTTCACGACACTCGCGTTGATCTATTTGTACGCGAGATGGTTCGCCGACATGGCGCTGCATCGACGTCGTACGATCTTGCCGCCTTTGTTCGGCATCCCGATGGTGTTCTATCTGGGCACCGTGCTGTTGAGCAGTTTGTCGGCTTCGGTAACGATGTTGACTTACTTTGATTTTGCCAACTTGATGCACGGTTATTTGCTGTTCTTCTACATCGCCAACCGTGTCCAGACGCACAAGGACGTGTTGTTCATGTTGTTGGCGCTGGCGACGACTTTGCTTGTTCAGGCGATGTTGATTTTCTTTGCGTCGGTCATTGGGATGGATGATGAGCAGCGTGCTTTTGGTCCACTGTTGTTGACGGTGGATAAGGGACGTCGGCATGGCGGAAGCATGCACTCGCCGGTGCTAGCGGGTAGCACGATGGCTTTGATCTGGTTGCCGGTTGCATCCGCACTGACGTTTGTTCGGCAGCGGTGGTGTTGGTCGTATTTGGTGGTCGCGACGGGTGCGGGGATGCTGGCGATCTTGTTGACTCAAACTCGCGGTGCGTTGCTGACTTCCGCGATCGGGAGCGTGATCCTTGGGGCTGGGTTGTTGGCTCGTGGTTGGTTGCCAAAATGGACTTTGCCAATGGCGATGCTTCTGGGCGTGATGAGCATCTATCCGATGTTTCTAATCTACAAAAAACGAATCGAACACGGTGATGGTGATTCAGCGATCGCGCGGAAGCACTTGTCCTTAATCGCCTTGGAAACGATTGCCGAGCGACCGATTTTGGGCCACGGTAGCGGCAACTGTCACATTGCTGCGCAAGACATTGCCAACCAAGGTGAGTATCGATCGGAGTGGTATTTCACGATCCACTCAAAGTACCTTTTGGTATGGATCGAAACGGGGTTGATTGGGTTGATTGCTTTCTTGGGTGTGCTGGGCACGGGGTTTTATCACGGCTTGGCGTGTTGGCGTAGTCGAGACCCGGCCTTGTCAGTGCTGGGGTTAGCCCTGTTCGCCGCCTTGGCGGGGCATTCCGTTCACATGATGGTGGACGTCTTCAACTCACGTACTCAAGTCCAGATGCTGTGGTGCATGCTTGGTTTGGCCGCTGCGGTTTACAAGCTTTCGAGGCATGGCACCAATTCCAGTGCGAATCCGAAAACGGTCAGTCGTCGTGCGATCCGATCCCGATTTGCGACCAACCGTTTTGAGATTGCCGGAGGCGTTGCCTGA
- a CDS encoding GumC family protein, whose protein sequence is MASFDIDPSESSHPNDPQGGQLANPNTGHPVEHARAAMSRAPHNNGPHLSPEQSPLWVDNGGLKFSSLSSYLEIPFIHKWLIGLCTALGLMSGWFAIIAWPRTYESEAKLMVRVGRESVSLDPTATTGATLMLQKTQEEEIVSALEVLNSRQVAEIVTDKIGADAILAGELPAEGPAEEPGLLGRAKKTFKDGLYNVLLFAGLKDDISNHELAVMRVGSSLWIHSPRKSNVIIVEAQAKSPQMAQEIVDQATKTFLEMHLQNAHTVGSFDFFQEQAEVAEQALNGLVDRRAEFMQDRKMVSIESSRALLQERLTGIDRDLVLATGQLEEAASSVKDLRTKYAGTEDEIVASKIAGSDSTWSGMRQQVYELEVAEQNLAANYTNDHPKLKRVRTQLTGAREILAELESERVDENRTPNPMKATLLEELQRQETRVVGLKSMIAEKKRQQFAMQKQTDDLLEDERELTQVDREIRMAETSLKVLQEKLEEARVISQLQSNKISNVAVFQPATLMERAVSPKKPALAAAFLLLGFTGGLGLSVLRQATSSSLRTSDDVENQLGCPVVASLPRISRVDSPRLNDQKRLQESCQTLVSDILLGQRRAGGPHGRSVGIIGVDEGAGASTLAMKLATASATDCRLRTVLVDGDTRQRSVSRSFKLNGKPGLVELVSGSASHDECLQSATGVPMQLISSAADSCDDSLNNNAPEIVQSLQAYLEDCDLLIVDLPAASQPDQAIAVAQHLDSVLVIVESEKTQSAAADRLLRRLAESDTEVIGVVLNKTRSYLPVWLRRCVGSQA, encoded by the coding sequence GTGGCGTCGTTTGATATTGATCCTTCCGAATCTTCGCATCCCAACGACCCGCAGGGTGGTCAATTGGCCAATCCCAATACGGGCCATCCGGTCGAGCATGCTCGGGCAGCGATGAGTCGCGCACCGCACAACAACGGTCCGCATTTGTCGCCGGAGCAATCTCCGCTTTGGGTGGACAACGGCGGTCTGAAGTTTTCCAGTCTCAGTTCGTACTTGGAGATTCCTTTCATCCATAAGTGGTTGATCGGGCTCTGCACGGCACTGGGACTGATGAGCGGTTGGTTTGCGATTATCGCATGGCCGCGGACATACGAATCTGAAGCGAAGCTGATGGTGCGTGTTGGTCGCGAAAGCGTGTCGTTGGACCCGACTGCGACCACGGGAGCCACCTTGATGCTCCAGAAAACTCAAGAAGAAGAGATCGTTTCGGCGCTGGAAGTTCTCAACAGTCGCCAGGTTGCCGAGATTGTCACCGACAAGATCGGGGCGGATGCGATCTTGGCCGGTGAATTGCCCGCCGAAGGGCCCGCCGAAGAGCCTGGCTTGCTGGGCCGAGCCAAGAAGACATTCAAGGATGGTCTGTACAACGTTCTGTTATTCGCCGGACTGAAGGACGACATCAGTAACCATGAACTGGCGGTCATGCGTGTTGGCAGTTCGTTGTGGATCCATTCGCCACGGAAGTCCAACGTGATCATTGTTGAGGCCCAAGCGAAGTCGCCCCAGATGGCTCAAGAGATCGTCGATCAGGCAACGAAAACGTTTTTGGAAATGCATCTGCAAAACGCGCACACAGTTGGCTCGTTTGACTTCTTCCAAGAACAGGCCGAAGTTGCCGAACAAGCATTGAACGGTTTGGTTGATCGCCGCGCCGAGTTCATGCAGGATCGCAAGATGGTTTCGATTGAATCCAGTCGTGCGTTGCTGCAAGAACGACTCACTGGAATCGATCGAGACCTGGTGTTGGCGACCGGTCAATTGGAAGAGGCCGCTTCGTCAGTCAAGGATTTGCGAACCAAGTATGCCGGGACGGAAGACGAAATCGTGGCATCCAAAATTGCGGGTTCGGATTCCACGTGGAGCGGCATGCGTCAACAAGTATACGAATTAGAAGTGGCGGAACAAAACTTGGCCGCTAACTACACCAACGATCATCCGAAGCTGAAGCGGGTGCGAACCCAACTGACGGGCGCACGTGAGATTCTGGCGGAACTGGAAAGCGAACGTGTCGACGAGAATCGCACGCCGAACCCGATGAAGGCCACCTTGTTGGAAGAACTCCAACGCCAAGAAACACGTGTGGTCGGTTTGAAATCGATGATCGCGGAAAAGAAACGTCAGCAATTTGCGATGCAGAAGCAGACCGACGACTTGCTGGAAGATGAGCGTGAGCTCACCCAGGTTGATCGTGAAATTCGGATGGCTGAAACCAGCCTGAAGGTTTTGCAAGAAAAGCTGGAAGAGGCTCGTGTGATCAGCCAGTTGCAATCCAACAAAATCTCCAACGTCGCTGTTTTTCAACCGGCCACGTTGATGGAAAGAGCTGTCAGTCCAAAGAAGCCGGCGCTTGCCGCAGCGTTTTTGTTGCTGGGCTTTACCGGTGGTTTGGGACTGTCGGTGTTGAGGCAGGCCACTTCATCTTCGCTACGCACCAGCGACGATGTTGAAAATCAACTCGGATGCCCGGTCGTGGCTTCGCTGCCGAGAATCAGTCGCGTGGACTCTCCTCGCTTAAATGATCAAAAGCGTCTTCAGGAAAGTTGCCAGACACTGGTTTCCGATATCTTGCTAGGCCAACGTCGTGCCGGTGGTCCGCATGGACGCTCCGTCGGGATCATTGGCGTTGATGAAGGTGCGGGAGCGAGTACGTTGGCGATGAAGCTAGCGACGGCGAGTGCGACGGATTGTCGATTGCGAACCGTGCTTGTCGACGGTGATACCCGCCAGCGATCGGTCTCACGTAGCTTTAAGCTGAACGGGAAACCGGGGTTGGTTGAGTTGGTCAGTGGCAGTGCTTCGCACGACGAGTGCTTGCAATCGGCGACCGGCGTGCCGATGCAATTGATTTCATCGGCAGCTGACTCGTGTGATGATTCGCTTAACAACAACGCACCCGAAATTGTTCAATCGTTGCAAGCGTATTTGGAAGACTGTGACCTGTTGATTGTTGATTTGCCGGCCGCCAGCCAGCCGGATCAAGCGATCGCGGTGGCACAGCACCTGGACAGTGTTCTGGTGATTGTCGAATCCGAGAAAACTCAATCTGCTGCCGCTGATCGGTTACTTCGCCGATTGGCTGAAAGTGACACGGAAGTGATCGGCGTGGTCTTGAATAAGACTCGCAGCTACTTGCCAGTGTGGCTGCGGAGGTGCGTTGGCTCGCAGGCCTAA
- a CDS encoding DegT/DnrJ/EryC1/StrS family aminotransferase, with product MSTETSLPAIPLVDLQTQSRAIKEDVLARIGDVIDGARYILGSEVAEFEKQFASYCNVDHCVGMANGTEALHMALKALEIGAGDEVITAGNSFAATAFAIAYSGAEAVFVDIDPFDFNIDASLIEQAITPRTKAIMPVHLYGQPARMNEIREIARRHNLRIIEDSAQGHGGEINGERCGSFGDIGCFSFYPGKNLGAFGDGGAVTTNDPELAEKLNLLRNYGQKQKNKHDTLGFNCRLDTVQACVLLSKMRFIEEWTENRRQVADWYREELKDVNIALPQAHEDCRHVYHLFVVRTPQRDAMIAELAKQNIFCGVHYPHPLNTAGPFVTAPTFPQGLPVCTQLAGEICSLPMYPEMTREHVVRVAEAVGNFVAQQESASGVV from the coding sequence ATGAGTACTGAAACTTCCCTACCAGCGATCCCGCTTGTCGACCTGCAAACTCAATCCCGCGCCATCAAGGAAGACGTTCTAGCCCGCATCGGCGATGTGATTGACGGAGCTCGTTACATCCTGGGAAGCGAAGTGGCTGAGTTCGAAAAGCAGTTCGCCTCTTATTGCAATGTTGATCACTGCGTCGGTATGGCTAACGGTACCGAAGCCCTGCACATGGCGCTGAAGGCGTTGGAAATTGGAGCGGGCGACGAGGTCATCACCGCGGGCAACTCGTTTGCGGCCACCGCGTTTGCGATCGCTTACTCGGGCGCCGAAGCGGTGTTTGTTGACATTGATCCGTTTGATTTCAATATCGACGCGTCGCTAATTGAACAGGCCATCACGCCTCGTACCAAGGCGATCATGCCGGTTCACCTGTACGGCCAGCCGGCTCGGATGAACGAGATTCGCGAAATCGCTCGACGCCATAACCTGCGGATCATCGAAGACTCCGCTCAAGGGCACGGCGGCGAAATCAACGGCGAACGTTGTGGCTCATTCGGCGATATCGGCTGTTTCAGTTTCTATCCAGGTAAAAACCTGGGCGCGTTCGGGGATGGCGGCGCGGTCACGACAAATGATCCTGAGCTGGCCGAAAAGCTGAATTTGCTAAGGAATTACGGTCAAAAACAAAAGAACAAGCACGATACCCTCGGCTTCAACTGCCGGCTTGATACCGTCCAAGCCTGCGTTTTGTTGTCCAAGATGCGGTTCATTGAAGAGTGGACTGAAAACCGCCGTCAGGTCGCGGACTGGTACCGTGAAGAGCTGAAAGACGTGAATATTGCGTTGCCACAAGCTCACGAAGATTGCCGGCACGTCTATCACCTGTTTGTCGTTCGCACGCCCCAACGGGATGCGATGATCGCGGAATTGGCGAAGCAGAACATCTTCTGTGGTGTCCATTATCCGCACCCTCTGAACACGGCCGGTCCATTCGTTACAGCCCCTACATTCCCCCAGGGGTTGCCTGTTTGCACCCAATTAGCCGGTGAGATTTGTTCACTTCCGATGTATCCTGAGATGACTCGCGAGCACGTTGTTCGCGTTGCCGAAGCGGTCGGCAACTTTGTCGCCCAGCAGGAGTCCGCCAGTGGCGTCGTTTGA